A DNA window from Synechococcus sp. UW179A contains the following coding sequences:
- the selD gene encoding selenide, water dikinase SelD, producing the protein MSGLMLAGGGHSHALVLRRWAMQPSKRPKELITLVSRTSTALYSGMVPGLIAGIYQRSQVAIDLRDLADQAGVALVVAKITGLDLQNQQLQLDQRPALSYERLSLNLGAETSISPAPTSGLVPIKPLEPALAFLTDQDQLIVDTGFASSSFQVVGSGLAAVETVLALRQRWPRRPLLLRVRPRHLKPALIRALREASIQILETSKLDPTEELKTTPGLVCTGSRAPHWLASSGLPCCPSSGRIRTEASLQVIGHPKLFAAGDCAVIDAQPRAPSGVWAVRAAAPLARNLEAACEGRPLRRWRPQRQALQLLGGFNKGQPTAWGLRGSRLIGPHPLLWRLKSAIDARFMAMFRRSRSMDSTEAMACRGCAAKLPAGPLESALQHAGIATLGMQPEDAAVLPLNTAVGMAPVLQSVDGFPALVSDPWLNGRLTALHACSDLWACGSRVLAAQVVVTLPQTTESTQETLLAQTLAGIRSALDPQGAQLIGGHTLETRDGFAQPPLSRAVQVTLSVSGQAVDLFWPKAGLRAGDRLLLSRPLGTGVLFAAAMTGAAPAPALDLALEQMGTSQHVLLEELLELQSEHPNAIHAATDITGFGLLGHLGEMLRNPGLKVVLNGSQIPAVPEALSLLAKGYASSLAPANRRAWSLLDNGDVDLQLASIEPRSMEHQALLELLVDPQTCGPLLISVNAHIAQQLMSHPNTAWTEIGSVQQR; encoded by the coding sequence ATGAGTGGTCTTATGCTGGCCGGTGGCGGACATAGCCACGCGCTGGTGTTGCGCCGCTGGGCCATGCAACCCAGCAAGCGCCCCAAGGAACTGATCACGCTGGTGAGCCGAACCAGCACCGCCCTTTATTCAGGCATGGTGCCTGGCCTGATCGCAGGGATCTATCAACGCTCGCAGGTAGCCATCGACCTGCGCGACTTGGCCGATCAAGCCGGCGTGGCACTGGTAGTGGCCAAGATCACCGGACTAGACCTTCAGAACCAGCAGCTGCAGCTGGATCAGCGGCCAGCACTGTCCTACGAGCGCCTCAGCCTCAACCTGGGTGCTGAAACTTCAATAAGCCCAGCGCCAACTTCCGGACTAGTGCCAATCAAGCCGCTGGAGCCAGCACTGGCCTTCCTGACCGACCAGGACCAGCTGATTGTCGACACAGGTTTTGCATCCTCAAGTTTTCAGGTGGTGGGCAGCGGCCTGGCCGCAGTGGAGACGGTCTTGGCTCTCAGGCAGCGCTGGCCCAGGCGTCCTCTTCTGCTGCGGGTCCGCCCTAGGCATCTGAAACCCGCTTTGATCAGAGCTCTACGGGAAGCCTCCATCCAGATCCTTGAAACAAGCAAGCTGGATCCAACAGAAGAGCTCAAGACAACTCCAGGACTTGTTTGCACCGGCAGCCGAGCACCCCACTGGCTGGCCTCCAGTGGCCTGCCTTGCTGCCCAAGCAGCGGCCGGATCCGCACCGAGGCGAGCCTGCAGGTGATTGGACACCCCAAGCTCTTCGCTGCAGGCGACTGCGCTGTGATCGATGCGCAGCCGCGTGCCCCGTCAGGAGTCTGGGCCGTGAGGGCCGCCGCGCCATTGGCCCGCAACCTGGAAGCAGCTTGCGAAGGTCGACCTTTGCGACGCTGGCGCCCTCAACGCCAGGCGCTGCAACTGCTGGGCGGGTTCAACAAAGGGCAACCTACTGCCTGGGGACTACGGGGATCACGCCTGATCGGCCCTCACCCCCTGCTATGGCGCCTCAAATCGGCCATTGATGCGCGCTTCATGGCGATGTTTCGGCGCAGCAGATCCATGGACAGCACCGAAGCAATGGCCTGCAGGGGCTGCGCAGCAAAGCTTCCCGCTGGGCCCCTGGAAAGTGCCCTGCAGCACGCCGGCATCGCAACGCTGGGAATGCAACCCGAAGATGCCGCAGTACTGCCGTTGAACACCGCCGTGGGGATGGCTCCAGTGCTGCAAAGCGTGGATGGCTTTCCAGCCCTGGTCAGTGACCCTTGGCTCAACGGACGACTCACTGCCCTGCATGCCTGCTCCGACCTCTGGGCCTGCGGTTCGCGCGTGCTGGCTGCCCAGGTCGTGGTCACCCTGCCCCAAACCACAGAATCCACCCAAGAGACCCTGCTGGCCCAGACCCTGGCGGGCATCCGCTCCGCCCTTGATCCCCAGGGCGCCCAACTGATCGGTGGTCACACGCTGGAGACCCGCGATGGCTTCGCCCAACCACCTCTCAGCCGGGCTGTCCAGGTGACACTAAGTGTCAGCGGCCAAGCCGTTGATCTGTTCTGGCCCAAGGCAGGGCTTCGGGCCGGAGACCGACTGTTGCTCAGTCGTCCGCTGGGAACAGGAGTGCTGTTTGCCGCGGCCATGACCGGTGCTGCTCCAGCTCCAGCTCTGGATTTAGCTCTCGAACAAATGGGCACGAGCCAGCACGTCTTGCTGGAGGAGCTTCTGGAGCTGCAAAGCGAGCATCCAAATGCCATCCATGCGGCGACCGACATCACCGGCTTCGGACTGCTGGGCCATCTGGGCGAAATGTTGCGCAATCCGGGCCTGAAAGTGGTGCTCAATGGCTCCCAGATCCCTGCAGTTCCTGAAGCTCTCTCATTACTGGCCAAGGGCTACGCAAGCAGCCTGGCCCCCGCCAACCGACGAGCCTGGAGCTTGCTGGACAACGGAGATGTGGATCTGCAGCTGGCAAGCATCGAGCCAAGGAGCATGGAGCATCAAGCCTTGCTCGAGCTGCTGGTGGATCCGCAAACCTGCGGGCCATTGCTGATCAGCGTGAACGCCCATATCGCCCAGCAGCTGATGTCTCACCCCAACACGGCTTGGACCGAAATCGGCAGCGTGCAACAACGCTGA
- the galE gene encoding UDP-glucose 4-epimerase GalE: MARLLITGGAGFIGSHTCVVLLQAGHNLLVLDDFSNSTPLALKRVSALAQLDSQSSQVRLQVRRGDIRDQAYLDALFSKAASEGAPIDAVIHFAGLKAVGESVREPLHYWDVNLTGSRCLLDAMNAHGCHTLVFSSSATLYGYPERVPIPETAPIQPINPYGHSKAAVEQLLQDLAASAANQWRIACLRYFNPVGAHPSGKIGEDPLGTPNNLFPFLSQVAVGRRESLQVFGGDWPTSDGTCIRDYIHVMDLAEGHQAALDCLLAEPTQLLTLNLGSGQGASVLEVVHAFERASGRQVPYDLVARRDGDAAITVADPALALQRLGWQTQRDLDDICRDGWAWQSANPAGYNDPG, encoded by the coding sequence ATGGCACGACTGCTGATCACAGGCGGGGCTGGATTCATTGGTAGCCATACCTGTGTCGTGCTCTTACAGGCAGGTCACAACTTGCTGGTGCTCGACGACTTCAGCAACAGCACCCCACTTGCCCTGAAACGGGTGTCTGCACTCGCCCAGCTTGACTCCCAGTCATCCCAAGTCCGCCTGCAGGTTCGACGAGGAGACATCCGCGATCAGGCCTACCTTGACGCGCTGTTTTCCAAGGCAGCTTCTGAAGGCGCACCGATTGATGCTGTGATCCACTTCGCCGGACTGAAAGCCGTCGGTGAATCGGTGCGTGAACCGCTGCACTACTGGGACGTGAATCTGACTGGCAGCCGCTGCCTGCTGGATGCCATGAACGCCCATGGCTGTCACACCCTGGTGTTCAGCAGCAGCGCCACGCTTTACGGCTACCCGGAACGCGTACCGATCCCGGAGACAGCGCCCATTCAGCCGATCAACCCCTATGGACACTCCAAGGCAGCGGTTGAACAGCTGCTGCAAGACCTTGCCGCCAGCGCTGCCAATCAATGGCGCATTGCCTGCCTGCGTTATTTCAATCCCGTGGGAGCCCACCCCAGCGGCAAGATTGGAGAAGATCCGCTGGGTACCCCCAACAACCTGTTCCCGTTTCTGAGTCAGGTGGCCGTGGGCAGGCGCGAATCTCTCCAGGTGTTTGGAGGCGACTGGCCCACCAGCGACGGCACCTGCATCCGCGATTACATCCACGTGATGGATCTGGCGGAAGGCCACCAGGCTGCCCTCGACTGCCTGCTTGCTGAACCAACTCAACTGCTCACCCTCAATCTGGGCAGTGGTCAGGGAGCTTCGGTGCTGGAGGTGGTGCATGCCTTTGAACGCGCCAGCGGTCGCCAAGTGCCCTACGACCTGGTGGCCCGCCGCGATGGGGACGCAGCCATCACGGTTGCCGATCCCGCTTTGGCTCTTCAACGGCTCGGCTGGCAAACGCAACGCGACCTCGACGACATCTGCCGCGATGGCTGGGCCTGGCAATCGGCCAATCCAGCTGGCTACAACGACCCCGGATGA